In Arthrobacter sp. B3I9, the following are encoded in one genomic region:
- a CDS encoding cold-shock protein — protein MATGTVKWFNAEKGFGFIAPDDGSADVFAHYSAIASSGYRSLDENQKVEFDVTQGPKGPQAENIRPL, from the coding sequence ATGGCTACAGGCACAGTTAAATGGTTCAACGCCGAAAAGGGTTTTGGCTTCATTGCCCCGGATGACGGGTCGGCCGACGTTTTCGCCCACTACTCGGCAATCGCTTCCAGCGGCTACCGCTCGCTGGACGAGAACCAGAAGGTTGAGTTCGACGTCACCCAGGGCCCGAAGGGCCCGCAGGCTGAGAACATCCGCCCGCTCTAA
- the mmsB gene encoding 3-hydroxyisobutyrate dehydrogenase, whose protein sequence is MSDNVQPLGQPAAGSIAFLGLGHMGGPMAVNLVKAGYTVTGFDVVPAALDTARSHGIPTVDSAVDALAGAAVVLTMLPSGRHVLDAYRGTDGQPGLLQAAAPGTLFLDCSTINVDEAREAAALAVAAGHRSVDAPVSGGVVGAEAGTLTFMVGALPEDFEAVKPMLDVMGKRVVHCGEHGAGQAAKICNNLILGVSMIAVSEAFVLGEKLGLTHQALFDVASAASGQCWALTTNCPVPGPVPTSPANRDYQPGFAGALMAKDLKLALNALQSTGVAARLGPLASEIYDTFAAEGGAGRDFSGIITDIRDKSAS, encoded by the coding sequence ATGTCTGACAACGTGCAGCCCTTGGGCCAGCCCGCCGCGGGTTCCATCGCGTTCCTCGGCCTCGGCCATATGGGAGGACCGATGGCCGTCAACCTGGTCAAGGCCGGATACACGGTGACCGGGTTCGACGTCGTCCCCGCGGCGCTGGACACCGCCCGGTCGCACGGCATTCCGACGGTGGACTCCGCCGTCGACGCTCTGGCCGGAGCCGCCGTCGTGCTGACCATGCTGCCAAGCGGCAGGCACGTGCTGGACGCCTACCGCGGCACCGACGGCCAACCGGGGCTGCTGCAGGCTGCCGCCCCGGGCACGCTGTTCCTGGACTGTTCGACCATCAACGTGGACGAGGCCCGCGAGGCCGCGGCACTGGCTGTGGCCGCAGGCCACCGCTCAGTTGACGCTCCAGTGTCCGGCGGCGTCGTGGGAGCCGAAGCAGGGACCTTGACCTTCATGGTCGGGGCGCTGCCGGAGGACTTCGAAGCGGTGAAGCCGATGCTGGACGTGATGGGAAAGCGCGTAGTGCACTGCGGAGAGCACGGCGCGGGACAGGCCGCCAAGATCTGCAACAACCTGATCCTCGGCGTCTCCATGATCGCCGTCAGTGAGGCCTTCGTGCTCGGCGAGAAGCTGGGGCTGACCCACCAGGCGTTGTTCGACGTCGCGTCTGCGGCTTCGGGGCAATGCTGGGCGCTGACCACCAACTGCCCCGTTCCCGGTCCGGTGCCGACGAGCCCCGCCAACCGCGACTACCAGCCCGGATTTGCCGGCGCCCTGATGGCGAAAGACCTCAAGCTGGCGCTCAATGCCCTGCAAAGTACCGGGGTCGCAGCCCGGCTGGGCCCGCTCGCCTCCGAAATCTACGATACGTTTGCCGCGGAAGGCGGTGCCGGGCGGGACTTCTCCGGCATCATCACGGACATCCGGGACAAGTCCGCGTCCTAG
- a CDS encoding DUF1761 domain-containing protein, whose translation MVPEINFWGVLVATLSSMVVGSVWYTPKVFGSYWMRVAKVTPSGESRDAVKPILITLVVSFVSAWVLAGSAAISQHFYGGNFLTNALVTALILWAGFTAARFITHDAFEGRPAGLTVLNCAHELATLMVMALVIGLFGISGA comes from the coding sequence ATGGTTCCGGAGATCAACTTCTGGGGAGTCCTGGTGGCCACGTTGTCCAGCATGGTGGTGGGGTCCGTCTGGTACACACCGAAGGTCTTCGGCAGCTACTGGATGCGCGTTGCCAAGGTCACGCCGAGCGGGGAATCCCGGGACGCCGTCAAACCCATCCTGATCACCCTGGTGGTCAGCTTCGTCAGCGCCTGGGTCCTGGCCGGGTCCGCCGCCATCTCACAGCACTTCTACGGCGGAAACTTCCTGACCAACGCGCTGGTCACGGCCCTGATCCTCTGGGCGGGGTTCACGGCCGCCCGGTTCATCACCCACGACGCCTTTGAAGGCCGCCCCGCCGGCCTGACGGTCCTGAACTGCGCCCACGAGCTGGCAACCCTGATGGTCATGGCCCTGGTCATCGGCTTGTTCGGGATCAGCGGGGCGTAA
- a CDS encoding AMP-binding protein, translating to MTATEEFRAARDRLLALREDYSRARGEFRWPRFEQFNFALDWFDQIAADPARGGRPALVIVEQDGSATRRSFAELSRSSAQVANWLRTKGVRRGDRMIIMLGNQVELWELMLAGMKLGIVMIPTTTLMGTADLQDRVDRGKADWATVGSANIGKFAGVTGGYGLIEVGAGTERADQGAAPAALQYAEAYRAPAGFSPDAPTLADETLLLYFTSGTTSKAKLVEHTHTSYPVGHLSTMFWIGLEPGDVHLNVASPGWAKHAWSNVFTPWIAEACVFIYNYERFDAKALMEQMEREGVTSFCAPPTVWRMLIQADLTLLKNPPTKVVSAGEPLNAEVIDQVRRAWGQTIRDGFGQTETTVQVANTPGQPIKIGAMGKPLPGYDVVLVDPATGEEGDDGELCLRLDPRPVGLMKAYHGDPAKTAEAFRGGYYHTGDMASRDGQGIITYVGRDDDVFKSSDYRLSPFELESVLIEHPAVAEAAVVPSPDPLKLSVPKAFVVLAPGQQAGPELAEDILRYCRDHLAPFKRIRRIEFAELPKTISGKIRRVELRHTEEIRHGGGALPSGFGREYSESDFPGLKSPAAHPPEQQH from the coding sequence ATGACCGCCACCGAGGAGTTCCGCGCAGCGCGGGACAGGCTGCTTGCCCTCCGGGAGGACTATTCCCGGGCCCGGGGCGAATTCCGGTGGCCACGGTTTGAGCAATTCAACTTCGCCCTCGACTGGTTCGACCAGATCGCCGCGGACCCGGCCAGGGGTGGCCGGCCAGCCCTCGTGATCGTGGAACAGGACGGCTCCGCGACCCGGCGGAGCTTCGCTGAACTGTCCCGCAGTTCCGCCCAGGTGGCCAACTGGCTGCGCACAAAAGGCGTCCGGCGCGGCGACCGGATGATCATCATGCTCGGCAACCAGGTGGAACTCTGGGAGCTCATGCTGGCAGGCATGAAGCTCGGGATCGTAATGATTCCCACCACCACCCTGATGGGCACAGCGGATCTGCAGGACCGGGTGGACCGCGGCAAGGCGGACTGGGCCACCGTCGGGAGCGCCAACATCGGTAAGTTCGCCGGGGTGACCGGCGGCTACGGCCTGATTGAGGTCGGCGCGGGAACGGAGCGGGCGGATCAGGGAGCGGCCCCGGCCGCCCTGCAGTACGCCGAGGCCTACCGCGCCCCCGCAGGATTCAGCCCTGACGCTCCGACGCTCGCGGATGAGACCCTGCTGCTCTACTTCACCTCCGGAACCACCTCCAAGGCCAAGCTTGTGGAGCACACCCACACGTCCTACCCGGTGGGCCACCTGTCCACGATGTTCTGGATCGGCCTGGAACCGGGCGATGTGCACCTTAACGTGGCTTCCCCGGGGTGGGCGAAGCATGCCTGGTCCAATGTCTTTACGCCCTGGATCGCTGAGGCCTGCGTCTTCATCTACAACTACGAGCGCTTCGACGCCAAGGCCCTGATGGAGCAGATGGAGCGCGAAGGCGTCACCAGTTTCTGTGCCCCGCCCACGGTATGGCGGATGCTGATCCAGGCCGACCTGACGCTGCTCAAGAACCCGCCCACTAAGGTGGTTTCCGCCGGCGAACCGCTTAACGCTGAGGTGATCGACCAGGTCCGCCGCGCCTGGGGACAGACAATCCGTGACGGGTTCGGACAGACCGAGACCACTGTCCAGGTTGCCAACACGCCGGGCCAGCCGATCAAGATCGGCGCCATGGGCAAGCCGCTCCCGGGCTACGACGTCGTGCTGGTGGATCCTGCCACGGGCGAGGAGGGCGACGACGGCGAGCTGTGCCTGCGCCTGGACCCGCGGCCCGTCGGGCTGATGAAGGCCTATCACGGAGATCCGGCAAAGACGGCGGAGGCGTTCCGCGGCGGCTACTACCACACGGGCGACATGGCCAGCCGGGATGGGCAGGGCATCATCACCTATGTCGGCCGGGATGACGACGTCTTCAAGTCCTCCGACTACCGCCTCTCCCCTTTTGAATTGGAAAGCGTCCTGATCGAGCACCCGGCCGTGGCGGAGGCCGCCGTCGTCCCCTCACCGGACCCGCTCAAGCTGTCCGTGCCCAAGGCGTTCGTGGTACTCGCCCCCGGGCAACAGGCGGGGCCTGAACTGGCTGAGGATATCCTCCGGTACTGCCGGGACCACCTCGCACCGTTCAAACGGATCCGCCGGATTGAGTTCGCCGAACTGCCCAAGACGATCTCGGGCAAGATCCGGCGCGTGGAACTGCGGCATACCGAGGAAATCCGGCACGGCGGCGGGGCGCTCCCGTCCGGATTCGGGAGGGAATACTCCGAATCCGATTTTCCCGGGCTGAAGAGCCCGGCCGCACACCCGCCTGAGCAGCAGCACTGA
- a CDS encoding cytosine permease, whose protein sequence is MTKDTKAPAVTEVERHGIEPIPAGDRTATPLDLFRLVFGGANTFATVVLGSFPILFGLSFKDAALATVLGVVAGGLILCPMAVFGPTNGMNNAVSSSGHLGVHGRVVGSFLSLLTAFAFFSISVWSSGDALVGGANRLVGLPQNAVTLSLAYGVFAVLILTVCIYGFRFMLWVNKIAVVAASLLFLLGIFAFAGSFDASYAGTFGQAADVATNALFWPSFIGSALIVMSNPISFGAFLGDWSRYIPAETPKRKVMAAAFLAQVATLVPFGFGLVTATIIATEAPSFFENSDYVGGLLAVSPAWYFLPVCLIALVGGMSTGTTALYGTGLDFSSVFPRFSRVQATLFIGSIAIVFIFVGRFAFNIVQSISTFAVLIITCTAPWMIMMMIGYVTRRGWYDADALQVFNRRQVGGRYWFNRGWNWRAMGVWIFSAVMGIMFVNVPNQFVGALGNLAAGVDLSIPVSIGLAAVLYPAVLWLFPEPADAYGPDGPRFVRAAAPKSIPIVEDKKDLESVMS, encoded by the coding sequence ATGACCAAGGACACCAAAGCCCCTGCCGTGACCGAAGTCGAAAGGCATGGGATCGAACCGATTCCCGCCGGGGACAGGACTGCGACGCCGCTGGACCTGTTCCGCCTGGTGTTCGGCGGCGCAAACACCTTTGCAACGGTGGTCCTGGGATCGTTCCCCATCCTCTTTGGACTGTCCTTCAAGGACGCGGCGTTGGCCACTGTCCTGGGGGTCGTGGCTGGCGGCCTGATACTTTGCCCGATGGCCGTTTTTGGTCCTACCAACGGAATGAACAATGCCGTTTCGTCCTCTGGGCATCTGGGCGTCCACGGCCGCGTGGTGGGATCTTTCCTGTCTCTCTTGACGGCCTTCGCTTTCTTCTCCATCTCCGTATGGAGCTCCGGGGACGCTCTGGTAGGGGGCGCCAACCGTCTGGTCGGCCTGCCCCAGAACGCCGTAACACTGAGCCTCGCCTACGGTGTCTTTGCTGTCCTGATCCTGACCGTGTGCATCTATGGGTTCCGTTTCATGCTGTGGGTCAACAAGATCGCGGTGGTCGCGGCCTCCCTGCTGTTCCTGCTCGGCATCTTTGCATTCGCGGGTTCGTTCGACGCGTCCTACGCGGGGACGTTCGGGCAGGCGGCGGACGTTGCTACTAACGCCCTGTTCTGGCCGTCCTTCATAGGATCGGCACTCATCGTCATGTCTAACCCGATCTCCTTCGGCGCATTCCTCGGGGACTGGTCCCGGTATATCCCGGCTGAAACGCCAAAGCGAAAGGTCATGGCTGCTGCCTTCCTGGCCCAGGTGGCTACCCTCGTGCCATTTGGCTTCGGGCTGGTCACAGCCACCATCATTGCCACGGAGGCGCCGTCGTTCTTTGAAAACTCGGACTACGTGGGCGGGCTCCTGGCTGTCTCCCCTGCCTGGTACTTCCTGCCGGTGTGCCTTATAGCCCTGGTGGGCGGAATGTCTACAGGCACCACCGCGCTCTACGGAACGGGCCTCGACTTCTCCAGCGTCTTTCCCAGGTTCTCCCGCGTCCAGGCCACACTGTTCATCGGGTCCATCGCCATCGTATTCATCTTTGTGGGCCGCTTCGCTTTCAACATTGTGCAGAGCATCTCCACCTTCGCGGTGCTCATCATTACCTGTACCGCTCCGTGGATGATCATGATGATGATCGGGTACGTGACGCGCCGGGGCTGGTACGACGCCGACGCCCTTCAGGTTTTCAACCGCCGCCAGGTTGGCGGCCGGTACTGGTTCAACCGTGGGTGGAACTGGCGGGCGATGGGCGTCTGGATCTTCTCTGCAGTCATGGGGATCATGTTCGTGAACGTTCCGAACCAGTTCGTCGGTGCGCTAGGCAATCTCGCCGCGGGAGTGGACCTGAGTATCCCCGTCTCAATTGGCCTGGCTGCAGTACTTTACCCCGCAGTACTGTGGCTCTTCCCGGAACCAGCAGATGCCTACGGGCCGGACGGGCCAAGGTTCGTCAGGGCGGCGGCACCGAAGAGCATTCCGATCGTCGAAGACAAAAAAGATCTCGAGTCCGTGATGTCCTAG
- a CDS encoding nuclear transport factor 2 family protein, with translation MTIAEVEAAAKRLLSAFAATDTDEYFDCFAPEATFIFHSEPDRLTSRAEYRALWQNWLEDGWRVAGCTSSNAHIQTAGPSAVFSHDVETVIEVDGTEETLHERETIIFTRTESGSVLAVHEHLSAAPASQKGIS, from the coding sequence ATGACCATCGCCGAGGTGGAGGCAGCAGCGAAGAGGCTGCTATCCGCCTTCGCTGCCACCGACACAGACGAGTACTTCGACTGTTTCGCGCCTGAGGCAACCTTCATCTTCCATTCCGAACCGGACCGCCTCACTTCTCGTGCGGAATACCGCGCCTTGTGGCAGAACTGGCTGGAAGATGGTTGGAGGGTCGCAGGGTGCACAAGTTCCAACGCCCACATCCAGACCGCCGGCCCTAGCGCCGTGTTCAGTCATGATGTCGAGACCGTAATCGAAGTTGACGGAACCGAAGAGACCCTTCACGAGAGGGAAACCATCATCTTCACGAGGACGGAGTCTGGCAGCGTGCTCGCCGTTCATGAGCATCTTTCTGCTGCGCCCGCTAGCCAGAAGGGCATCTCATGA
- a CDS encoding MarR family winged helix-turn-helix transcriptional regulator — protein sequence MGMPLPRDPIADARLNWERHGWSDVAAPMAAITAIMRTQQILLARIEGALKQFGLTFARYELLALLSFARSGALPMNKASALLQVHPTSVTNAVDRLQVAGLVLRSPHPTDGRTTLIELTPEGRTLAKRATAVLNSEVFGQSGFAEQDVDELIRILGNFRRNAGDFNDGGET from the coding sequence GTGGGAATGCCGCTGCCGCGTGATCCGATTGCCGACGCCCGGCTGAACTGGGAACGGCACGGGTGGTCAGATGTCGCCGCCCCCATGGCGGCCATCACGGCCATCATGCGCACCCAGCAGATCCTGCTGGCCCGCATCGAGGGGGCCCTCAAGCAGTTCGGGCTGACCTTCGCCCGGTACGAACTGCTGGCGCTGCTGAGTTTTGCCCGCAGCGGAGCGCTGCCGATGAACAAGGCCAGTGCACTGCTGCAGGTCCACCCGACCTCGGTGACCAACGCCGTCGACCGGCTGCAGGTGGCAGGGCTGGTGCTCCGCTCCCCCCACCCCACCGACGGGCGCACCACGCTGATCGAACTCACGCCCGAGGGACGGACGCTGGCCAAGCGGGCGACGGCGGTCCTGAACTCTGAGGTCTTCGGACAATCAGGCTTCGCCGAGCAGGACGTGGACGAGCTGATCCGGATCCTGGGAAATTTCCGCCGGAACGCCGGCGATTTCAATGACGGAGGAGAAACTTAA
- a CDS encoding YbhB/YbcL family Raf kinase inhibitor-like protein produces the protein MTSRDPYEDLPQLPEFEVTSTDIEHGLVLPPAQRSGKMGIEGGQDRSPQLSWSGFPAETKSFAVTVLDPDAPTGSGFWHWAAFNLPASTTSLPSGAAENGLPEGAVQLANDAGFRGFVGAAPPSGHGVHHYHAVVHALDVEKLDIPAEASPAYLGFNLFSHAIGRARLVGTFEQR, from the coding sequence ATGACATCCCGTGACCCTTACGAGGATCTTCCCCAGCTTCCGGAATTTGAGGTAACCAGCACCGACATCGAGCACGGTCTTGTGCTTCCCCCGGCGCAGCGCAGCGGGAAGATGGGCATTGAAGGCGGCCAGGACCGATCCCCGCAGCTGTCGTGGTCGGGGTTTCCGGCGGAGACCAAGAGCTTCGCGGTTACCGTCCTGGATCCCGACGCTCCCACCGGGAGCGGTTTCTGGCACTGGGCTGCCTTCAACCTGCCGGCGTCGACCACCTCCCTGCCCTCCGGCGCAGCGGAGAACGGGCTGCCCGAGGGCGCCGTCCAGCTGGCGAACGATGCCGGCTTCCGCGGCTTCGTGGGTGCAGCCCCGCCCTCCGGCCACGGCGTGCACCACTACCACGCGGTGGTACACGCGCTGGACGTGGAGAAGCTCGACATCCCCGCTGAGGCCAGCCCCGCTTACCTGGGGTTCAACCTCTTCTCGCACGCCATCGGACGGGCACGGCTGGTCGGTACTTTCGAGCAGCGCTAA
- a CDS encoding enoyl-CoA hydratase, with the protein MTEQYANILVERRGRVGLVTLNRPEALNALNKATMDELVAAVTAMDTDPEVGAVVVTGSAKAFAAGADIKEMQSKGYMDMYAADWFRGWEDFTRLRIPVVAAVSGFALGGGCELAMMCDFIIAGDNAKFGQPEINLGVLPGMGGSQRLTRAVGKSKAMDMILTGRFMDAEEAERSGLVSRVVPASDVVEEALKAAAVIASKSKPVAMVAKEAVNAAFETGLAQGVLFERRVFHSLFATEDQKEGMAAFSEKRQPEFNHR; encoded by the coding sequence ATGACGGAACAGTACGCAAACATCCTGGTGGAACGCCGCGGCCGGGTGGGCCTGGTGACGCTCAACCGGCCCGAGGCCCTGAACGCCCTCAACAAGGCCACGATGGACGAGCTTGTGGCCGCCGTGACTGCCATGGACACCGACCCGGAGGTGGGCGCGGTGGTGGTGACGGGCTCCGCGAAAGCCTTTGCAGCGGGTGCCGACATCAAAGAGATGCAGTCCAAGGGGTACATGGACATGTACGCGGCCGACTGGTTCCGTGGCTGGGAGGATTTCACCCGGCTCCGGATTCCCGTGGTGGCCGCGGTGTCCGGCTTCGCGCTGGGCGGCGGCTGTGAGCTCGCGATGATGTGCGACTTCATCATCGCCGGGGACAACGCCAAGTTCGGCCAGCCGGAAATCAACCTCGGAGTGCTTCCCGGCATGGGCGGCTCCCAGCGGCTGACCCGCGCTGTCGGCAAGTCCAAGGCCATGGACATGATCCTGACCGGCCGCTTCATGGACGCGGAGGAAGCCGAGCGCTCGGGGCTGGTGTCCCGCGTGGTCCCTGCCTCGGACGTCGTCGAGGAGGCGTTGAAAGCCGCCGCGGTGATTGCCTCCAAATCCAAGCCGGTGGCGATGGTGGCCAAGGAAGCGGTCAACGCCGCCTTCGAGACCGGGCTGGCGCAGGGCGTGCTGTTCGAGCGGCGTGTGTTCCACTCGCTGTTCGCCACCGAGGACCAGAAGGAAGGAATGGCGGCCTTCAGCGAGAAGCGCCAGCCGGAATTCAACCACCGCTAG
- a CDS encoding PEP/pyruvate-binding domain-containing protein, whose product MVAADRTSPASSAADDLLAAPLVIDLHEAGSAPLESVGGKALNLGKLLVAGFPVPSGFCLRTEAYKRAVPAQVAHLALQLDAAATGAQPPPADAAHGTSNRPTPDAAAERARDLVGASPVPPDVEAALRAAYAGLGGAGGAEPVVAVRSSATAEDLPSASFAGQQDTYLDVVGAAAVVDAVRGCWASLWNDRAVAYRSANGVSHSGAGLAVVVQRQVDAATAGVLFTANPVTGTRTETVIDASPGAGQAVVSGMVNPDHFVLETATAKVLHITRGGSEPRRPASLDDAQLGELTALGSGVQRLFGNPQDAEWVIDAGGKIWLTQSRPITTLYPLEDPLAGNGKGLAQEAGTRVYLCGSLLQGLTRPLTPMGLSVLGSMGNRNGPWQYFNPGLRMFIDLTAAVRSRTGRRYLLKILPAADGRSAAVFPALLEDPRFRDLLHSRERSATVKGSGRAARTRGAQGAYGPGVFLKMVPALVRAAVRPGTEAGRARAYGNRLAAELELPEPATALQRLDHARHVLDRTVAPLMEATLPGPATGYLMLAVARRLLRGIAPARELEAVLRGLPHNVTTEMDLELWDLAVAVKADPASREEFLERPPDQLAASYRAGSLPPVAQAGVQGFLAAYGHRAVAEIDLGMPRWAEEPDHILGMISNYLQVEDPEQAPDRQFTRAAEGAEARIRALVEQTAARSRWRARLLGFALSRVRELCGLRELPKFDIILVLAEMHRQLPVIGGELAGSGRITAAADVFFLDFDELQVGLRGADLTGIVAGRRRLYDRELRRRHIPRILLSDGTDVEAAIMAKSPPGDGLAGTPASAGTATGKVRVVLDPVGAHLEPGEILVAPSTDPGWTPLFLTAGALVMEMGGVISHGSVVAREYGIPAVVGVPDATTRLSTGQTVTVDGSAGTVRL is encoded by the coding sequence ATGGTTGCTGCAGACCGGACTTCCCCGGCCAGTTCTGCGGCGGATGATCTCCTGGCGGCGCCCCTTGTGATCGATCTCCACGAGGCCGGCTCGGCTCCGCTGGAATCTGTGGGCGGCAAGGCACTCAACCTCGGCAAGCTCCTAGTAGCGGGCTTTCCCGTCCCGTCCGGCTTCTGCCTGAGAACCGAGGCCTATAAGCGGGCGGTTCCGGCGCAAGTGGCGCACCTGGCGTTACAGCTCGACGCCGCGGCCACCGGAGCCCAGCCCCCGCCCGCAGATGCCGCGCACGGAACTTCCAACCGGCCAACACCGGACGCCGCCGCGGAGCGTGCGAGGGACCTGGTCGGAGCCTCCCCGGTTCCGCCCGATGTGGAAGCCGCTCTCCGCGCGGCCTACGCCGGACTCGGCGGCGCCGGGGGTGCCGAGCCGGTGGTCGCCGTGCGGTCTTCGGCCACGGCCGAGGACCTGCCGTCCGCCAGTTTCGCCGGCCAGCAGGACACGTACCTGGATGTTGTGGGTGCGGCTGCCGTAGTCGACGCCGTCCGGGGGTGCTGGGCGTCCCTCTGGAATGACCGGGCGGTGGCCTACCGGTCCGCCAACGGGGTCAGCCATTCCGGCGCGGGGCTCGCCGTCGTCGTCCAACGGCAGGTGGACGCCGCCACCGCCGGAGTGCTGTTCACCGCCAATCCGGTCACCGGAACGCGGACCGAGACCGTGATCGATGCCAGCCCCGGCGCCGGGCAGGCGGTGGTCTCCGGCATGGTCAATCCGGACCACTTCGTGCTGGAAACGGCGACGGCCAAGGTCCTGCACATTACACGCGGCGGATCGGAACCCCGCCGGCCAGCCAGCCTCGACGACGCACAGCTGGGCGAACTCACGGCGTTGGGCAGCGGCGTCCAGCGCCTTTTCGGCAACCCCCAGGACGCGGAGTGGGTGATCGATGCGGGGGGCAAGATCTGGCTGACCCAGTCCCGGCCCATCACCACGCTGTATCCGCTGGAAGACCCGCTTGCCGGGAACGGGAAGGGCCTTGCGCAGGAGGCCGGGACGCGGGTGTACTTGTGCGGCTCCCTGCTCCAGGGGCTCACCCGTCCGCTCACGCCGATGGGGCTCTCGGTTCTGGGCAGCATGGGCAACCGGAACGGGCCCTGGCAGTACTTCAACCCCGGGTTGCGCATGTTCATCGACCTGACCGCCGCCGTCCGCAGCAGGACCGGCCGCCGCTACCTGCTGAAGATCCTGCCGGCCGCGGACGGGAGGTCCGCCGCGGTATTTCCCGCGCTGCTCGAAGATCCCAGGTTCAGGGACCTGTTGCATTCTCGGGAGCGCAGCGCCACGGTGAAGGGCTCCGGCCGCGCTGCGCGGACCCGGGGTGCCCAGGGGGCCTACGGTCCCGGCGTCTTCCTCAAGATGGTACCGGCGCTCGTCAGGGCGGCAGTCAGGCCCGGCACGGAAGCGGGCCGGGCGAGGGCCTACGGAAACCGGCTTGCCGCCGAACTGGAACTGCCCGAGCCTGCCACCGCCCTTCAACGGCTCGATCACGCCCGGCATGTCCTGGACCGGACGGTCGCCCCTCTGATGGAGGCCACCCTGCCCGGTCCGGCCACCGGCTACCTCATGCTGGCCGTGGCCCGAAGGCTGCTGCGCGGTATTGCCCCCGCGCGCGAGCTGGAGGCGGTGCTGCGGGGACTGCCGCACAATGTCACCACCGAAATGGACCTGGAACTCTGGGATCTCGCCGTCGCCGTCAAAGCCGATCCGGCTTCCCGGGAGGAGTTCCTGGAACGGCCCCCGGACCAGCTCGCCGCCAGCTACCGCGCCGGCTCGCTCCCTCCCGTGGCTCAAGCCGGAGTCCAAGGGTTCCTGGCGGCGTATGGCCACCGCGCCGTGGCCGAGATCGACCTCGGCATGCCGCGGTGGGCCGAGGAACCGGACCATATCCTCGGCATGATCTCCAACTACCTGCAGGTGGAAGACCCTGAACAGGCCCCCGACCGGCAGTTCACCCGGGCAGCGGAAGGCGCCGAAGCCCGGATCCGGGCCCTGGTGGAGCAGACCGCCGCCCGGAGCCGCTGGCGGGCGCGGCTCCTGGGGTTCGCCCTGAGCAGGGTCCGGGAACTCTGCGGGCTGCGCGAGCTGCCAAAGTTCGACATCATTCTGGTGCTCGCCGAAATGCACCGGCAACTCCCCGTAATCGGCGGCGAACTGGCCGGAAGCGGCAGGATCACGGCCGCCGCCGATGTCTTCTTCCTGGATTTCGATGAGCTGCAGGTAGGCCTGCGCGGCGCTGACCTGACGGGCATTGTTGCCGGCCGCCGCCGCCTTTACGACCGGGAACTGCGGCGCCGGCATATCCCGCGGATCCTCCTGTCCGACGGCACCGACGTCGAGGCGGCCATAATGGCGAAGTCTCCGCCAGGCGACGGCCTCGCCGGCACCCCTGCCTCGGCCGGCACGGCCACCGGAAAGGTGCGGGTGGTCCTGGATCCGGTGGGCGCGCATCTTGAACCGGGTGAAATCCTGGTGGCACCCTCAACCGATCCGGGCTGGACGCCGTTGTTTCTGACCGCGGGCGCCTTGGTCATGGAGATGGGCGGTGTCATATCGCACGGTTCTGTAGTGGCCCGGGAGTACGGCATCCCGGCCGTCGTGGGGGTACCCGATGCCACCACGCGCCTGAGCACCGGGCAGACGGTGACTGTGGACGGCTCCGCGGGTACCGTCCGCCTTTGA